A portion of the Tenacibaculum todarodis genome contains these proteins:
- the uvrC gene encoding excinuclease ABC subunit UvrC, producing the protein MPTPLELQLKTLPNSPGVYQYFDKDDGILYVGKAKNLKKRVTSYFTKNHENGKTRVLVKKIVSIKHIVVNTETDALLLENSLIKKHKPRYNILLKDDKTYPWICIKKERFPRIFLTRNVIKDGSEYFGPYTSVRTVRALLDLIKEIYPLRTCAFDLHPEKISTGKYKVCLEYHLGNCKGACEGLQTEGNYQQEITAIRSIIKGNFRETLAKFKEMMFDFAEKMEFEEAQKIKEKLDLLANYQAKSTVVNPTINNVDVFSIISDETHGYVNFFKIANGSIIQSYTTEIKKKLDESDKELLELFIIETRQRFNSQSKEIYVPFKVDVGENTKVTVPKLGDKRRIVELSERNAKYYRMEQFKQIKIVDPDRHVKRIMAQMKKDLRLSEEPRHIECFDNSNIQGTNPTSACVVFKNGKPSKKDYRHYNIKTVEGPDDFASMEEVVYRRYKRLLAEDEPLPQLIIIDGGKGQLSSALKSLDILGLRGKIAIIGIAKRLEEIYYPGDSVPLYLDKKSESLKIIQYLRNEAHRFSLTLHRNKRSKSAIQSELEQIPDVGKQTITTLLRKFKSAKRVKTATLDELSSEIGNARAKKVYEYFNQKKQ; encoded by the coding sequence ATGCCAACTCCATTAGAACTTCAACTAAAAACACTACCAAATTCACCTGGTGTTTATCAATATTTTGATAAAGACGATGGAATTTTATACGTTGGTAAAGCTAAAAACTTAAAAAAACGTGTTACTTCCTACTTCACCAAGAATCACGAAAATGGTAAAACACGTGTTTTAGTAAAGAAAATTGTCAGCATAAAACATATTGTTGTTAATACTGAGACTGACGCATTATTATTGGAAAACAGCTTAATTAAAAAGCACAAACCTCGTTACAATATTCTTTTAAAAGATGATAAAACATATCCTTGGATTTGTATTAAAAAAGAACGTTTCCCAAGAATATTTTTAACTCGAAATGTAATAAAAGATGGTTCTGAATATTTTGGACCTTACACTTCCGTAAGAACCGTTAGAGCCTTGCTAGATTTGATAAAAGAAATTTATCCGTTAAGAACTTGTGCTTTTGATTTACATCCAGAAAAAATTAGCACAGGAAAATATAAAGTCTGCTTAGAGTATCATTTAGGAAACTGTAAAGGTGCTTGTGAAGGTTTGCAAACTGAAGGAAATTATCAGCAAGAAATAACAGCAATTAGAAGTATTATTAAAGGGAATTTTAGAGAAACTCTGGCGAAATTCAAGGAAATGATGTTTGATTTTGCTGAAAAAATGGAATTTGAAGAGGCTCAAAAAATTAAAGAAAAATTAGATTTACTGGCTAATTACCAAGCAAAATCTACCGTTGTAAACCCAACGATAAATAATGTAGATGTTTTTTCTATTATTTCTGATGAAACACACGGTTATGTTAACTTTTTTAAGATTGCAAACGGTTCTATAATTCAATCTTACACTACAGAAATTAAGAAAAAATTAGATGAATCTGATAAAGAGTTACTAGAACTTTTTATTATTGAAACGCGCCAACGATTCAATTCTCAATCTAAAGAAATTTATGTTCCTTTTAAGGTTGATGTAGGCGAAAACACAAAAGTAACCGTTCCAAAATTAGGTGATAAAAGGCGTATTGTTGAGTTATCAGAAAGAAATGCTAAGTATTATCGCATGGAACAGTTTAAGCAAATAAAAATTGTTGATCCAGATCGTCATGTAAAAAGGATTATGGCGCAAATGAAAAAGGATTTACGTCTTTCTGAAGAACCAAGACATATTGAATGTTTTGACAATTCTAACATTCAAGGAACCAATCCCACTTCTGCTTGTGTAGTATTTAAAAACGGAAAACCGAGTAAGAAAGATTACAGACATTACAATATAAAAACGGTTGAAGGTCCAGATGATTTTGCTTCCATGGAAGAAGTAGTTTACAGACGTTACAAGCGTTTACTTGCAGAAGACGAACCTTTACCGCAATTAATAATTATTGATGGTGGAAAAGGACAACTTTCATCTGCTTTAAAAAGTTTAGATATTTTAGGTTTACGTGGGAAAATTGCGATAATCGGAATTGCAAAACGATTAGAGGAAATTTATTATCCAGGAGATTCGGTTCCGTTGTATTTAGACAAGAAATCAGAATCACTTAAAATTATACAATATTTACGTAATGAAGCGCATCGATTTAGCTTAACATTACATAGAAACAAAAGGAGTAAAAGTGCTATTCAATCTGAATTAGAGCAAATTCCTGATGTTGGCAAGCAAACTATTACAACTTTATTACGTAAATTTAAATCGGCTAAGCGTGTTAAAACTGCTACTTTAGATGAACTTTCTTCAGAAATTGGTAACGCAAGAGCTAAAAAAGTATACGAATATTTCAACCAAAAAAAGCAATGA
- a CDS encoding molybdopterin molybdotransferase MoeA yields the protein MISVEQAKNIILNSTQDFGVEEIPFIKSVGRILKEDIVADRDFPPFNRVSMDGIAINYTYFKNGQRGFKVEGIQAAGSEQLSMQYADNCIEVMTGAVLPNNCDTVIRYEDVVLENGIAIITVNDIKDKQNIHVKGKDKSKNDVLIAKNKLISAAEIGVFATVGKSVVKVAKQPKVLIVSTGDELVGVDEIPLEHQIRRSNVFTLVSLLERLDIPSETTHITDDKPVLKSKIETYLQEYDVLLFSGAVSKGKYDFLPEVFDELGVKKLFHKVTQRPGKPFFYGKTNNCNVFGFPGNPISTFVNCLAYFYPWYYKSIGLKTKEETAILNADVTFKSNLTYFLQVQLETKLGHLVATPIKGNGSGDLASLVNTDAFIQLPNDKTEFKKGEVFPIIAYRSF from the coding sequence ATGATTTCAGTAGAGCAAGCAAAAAATATAATTTTAAACTCAACTCAAGATTTTGGCGTTGAAGAAATTCCGTTTATAAAGTCTGTTGGTAGAATTTTAAAAGAAGATATTGTTGCAGATAGAGATTTTCCTCCGTTTAATAGAGTTTCTATGGACGGAATTGCAATTAATTATACTTATTTCAAAAACGGACAAAGAGGTTTTAAAGTTGAAGGAATTCAAGCTGCAGGAAGTGAACAATTGTCAATGCAATATGCTGATAATTGTATTGAAGTAATGACTGGAGCAGTTTTACCAAACAATTGCGATACCGTTATTAGATATGAAGATGTAGTCCTTGAAAACGGAATTGCAATAATTACTGTAAATGATATAAAAGACAAACAAAACATTCACGTAAAAGGAAAAGATAAAAGCAAAAATGACGTTTTAATTGCGAAAAATAAATTGATTTCTGCTGCAGAAATTGGCGTTTTTGCAACCGTTGGAAAATCAGTTGTAAAAGTTGCAAAACAACCCAAAGTACTAATTGTTTCTACTGGAGATGAGTTGGTTGGTGTTGATGAAATTCCGCTTGAACATCAAATAAGAAGAAGCAATGTTTTTACCTTAGTTTCTTTGTTGGAACGATTAGATATTCCGTCAGAAACAACACATATAACTGACGATAAACCAGTTTTAAAATCTAAAATAGAAACGTATTTACAAGAATACGATGTCTTGCTTTTTAGTGGCGCGGTTAGTAAAGGAAAATACGATTTTTTACCTGAAGTTTTTGATGAATTAGGTGTTAAAAAACTATTTCATAAAGTAACTCAAAGACCAGGAAAACCATTTTTCTACGGAAAAACAAATAATTGTAATGTGTTTGGATTTCCAGGAAATCCAATTTCGACTTTTGTAAACTGTTTGGCGTATTTCTATCCGTGGTATTATAAATCTATTGGATTAAAAACCAAAGAAGAAACTGCAATTTTAAATGCAGATGTAACTTTTAAATCTAATTTAACTTATTTTTTACAGGTACAATTAGAAACTAAACTCGGACATTTAGTAGCAACTCCAATTAAAGGAAATGGTTCTGGAGATTTAGCAAGTTTGGTTAATACAGATGCTTTTATTCAATTACCAAACGATAAAACAGAATTTAAAAAAGGAGAGGTTTTTCCGATAATTGCCTATCGGAGTTTTTAG
- the moaA gene encoding GTP 3',8-cyclase MoaA, with amino-acid sequence MSKLIDNFGRQINYVRLAVTDRCNLRCQYCMPAHGIDIVPRKELLTFKEMYRLIRVLTELGVNKIRLTGGEPFVRKDFVGFLEMLSFNDLLEDINITTNGALIYNHIETLEKLKKVKNINLSIDSLKADKFNEITRRNVFDEVFKTMEALEKSSMNLKLNVVVQSGINTDEINDFVRLTKDKNITVRFIEEMPFNGKGQREMQENWTFKKILNEIKSEFLVEEIQSEKSSTSRNFSIENHVGSVGIIPAFTRTICNDCNRIRITSTGTFKNCLFDDGVFNLRDFIRNGASNDDLKELFLSLIKEKPENGFIAEANRTKGDVSESMSTIGG; translated from the coding sequence ATGAGTAAATTAATAGACAATTTTGGGCGTCAAATAAACTACGTTAGGTTAGCGGTTACAGATCGCTGTAATTTGCGTTGTCAATATTGTATGCCAGCTCACGGAATTGATATTGTGCCAAGAAAAGAATTGCTAACTTTTAAGGAAATGTATCGTTTAATTCGTGTTTTAACAGAGTTGGGCGTAAATAAAATTCGTTTAACTGGAGGTGAACCTTTTGTACGTAAAGATTTTGTTGGGTTTTTAGAAATGTTGTCTTTTAACGATTTGTTAGAAGATATAAATATTACCACAAATGGCGCGTTGATTTATAATCATATTGAAACCTTAGAGAAGCTAAAAAAAGTAAAGAATATCAATTTAAGTATTGATAGTTTAAAAGCCGATAAGTTCAACGAAATTACACGTAGAAATGTTTTTGATGAAGTTTTTAAAACCATGGAAGCTTTAGAAAAAAGTAGTATGAATTTAAAACTGAATGTTGTTGTACAATCTGGTATTAATACAGATGAAATTAACGATTTTGTTCGTTTAACAAAAGACAAAAACATTACAGTTAGGTTTATAGAAGAAATGCCTTTTAATGGAAAAGGACAGCGAGAAATGCAGGAGAATTGGACTTTTAAAAAGATTTTAAATGAAATAAAAAGTGAGTTTTTGGTTGAAGAAATTCAGTCTGAAAAATCATCAACTTCGCGTAATTTTTCAATTGAAAATCACGTAGGTTCCGTTGGAATTATTCCTGCTTTTACAAGAACAATTTGTAACGATTGTAACCGAATTAGAATCACTTCAACCGGAACATTTAAAAATTGTTTGTTTGATGATGGAGTTTTTAATCTGCGAGATTTTATAAGAAATGGTGCTTCAAATGACGATTTAAAAGAGCTCTTTTTAAGTTTGATAAAAGAAAAGCCAGAAAATGGTTTTATAGCAGAAGCAAATAGAACAAAAGGAGATGTTTCCGAAAGTATGAGTACAATTGGAGGTTAG